taaaaatctctctctctctctctttcttaaaataaaatataaataataaagttaaatttctttcttgtacatttctttctttgtaaaataatctccaaaaatttattaaggtacaaagatattaaagtataaagatTCACGAGATTTTAaactttgttattataaactttttaaatgaattatatatttttgtaattacaatgataattaaattcaaataatgtattgcacgtaatttaataatttaataaattatataatgtaataatagaatatgtatacacaacagttatatatagtatatgttaatttacttttcaaatatttatcattttctttgcCTACAAATTTAAcagtttttttagaaatttgtcaatgacgcaatattaattattattattattaaaaaatatataattttttatttcatcttacTAATTGTAACTCATTTTTGTAACCCATGGTACATACTCTactgtcatttaaatttattaaaaaattaattgtataaatatgaataatatatatataaggaaatatttgtaaaacgtttataaaaatgttgaaatttaatatttttctttacttagctttttcttttcaattcttCAAAGAGAGTATATTATTTGaggtatataataataagtaacttatatttttttttatcgcgacttaagataatttattaatatgctgTAATATGTAATCTATTGttctgataatattatattattatattattctccgATATATGTACACAGATTGTCAGTACTTACATACTagcaatattgaaaaattattgatgtaaGATAAGGTATACGTTTATTCAATTACgtgatatatgcatatgtactACTACTAGTTTCGGGCGGGACACACACAAAACGGATGAATCACATAACCTTGAAGGATTTAAAAATGAAGAGTGATGAGAGGTTATGTTGATCAGAGACTGAATGCTTTGACGTTTCTATCTACGCGATTCAAACATGGGTTTGTTTGGAAAATCGCAGGAAAAGAATCCTAAAGAAATGGTgagattttttagaaaacctaatttgatttgttaacattaatatcattttgtaGGTTCAAGAATGGACTCACAAATTAAGAAAGGAAGGTTATCAGCTTGACAGGCAGGTTAGAGGTGAGTTtggaaaaaggaaaatttccAAGAAAAATCTTCAAGATAttgaacaaattaaaattaatttctttaatcagCAAGAATCTTAATCtttatctcaaatttttgattttgaagtttttattttaaccttagaaagaaagagtttacaaaatgtacaagattttagaaatattcttataacacctatatttttagtattcttaaactttaaaatatttaaaatctttagtacaattatctatttacagttaaatcaagtatttttttatttcttttcttttacactTACtctaaatattgtttatacaaTCAATGCTTTTTTTCACACAGCAATTCAAAGAGAAGAGGAAAAAGTAAAACGTTCCCTAAAGGAAGCGGCAAAGAAAGGAGATAAAGATGTGTGCAAGATCCTTGCAAAGGAAATTATAAGAGCTCGAAAAGcttgtaacaaaatttatacttcCAAGGCACATTTAAATTCTGTATCATTACAAATGAAAAATCAATTGGCAACAATCAGAGTTGCCGGTTCAGTTTCAAAGTCTACAGAAGTGATGCAAGCAATGCAGTCTTTGGTAAGAGTACCAGAAGTAGCTGCAACTATGAGAGAAATGTCAAAGGAAATGATGAAAGCAGGAATTATTGAGGAGATGTTGGATGAAACGATGGAGTCTATCGAGGATTCTGAAGATATGGAGGATGAAGCTGACGAAGAAGTTGATAAGgtaagttatatttttgttttattttatatttcatttaatactTAGGAGTCTTTCAAATTATGGATACTCCAAAAAATTCTATCGAATagtttccttttattttcattatgaaAAGAGAgatctgtaaaaatattaattatatataaaatttctacttACAGATTTTATGGGAGGTGACAGCTGGTCAGTTGGGTACAGCTCCTGCAGTTGTCACAGAGAATCCTGGTTCAATCGCAGCCTCTACATCTGCAGAAGAAGAAACAGAAGATGATGACAAAGAACTTGAAGAGATGAAAAACAGATTGCAGAGCCTTCGCAGTTAGAGGCACAACTAAATAATTGAAGTATATTTACGCTAAATGTCAGGGAAATATAAGTATCATaacataacaattattaaataaataataacataaattatataaatagtatttgctaaaaataatatttatcatatgttGTTTCgctatttatatgtaaatattgtatgtactATCGCTTTGTAGAGTACTTAAACAAgtatctatttttacatttaccattaaataataattttctctaatttgaattattattaaagttaaaattaataattattattaaaattaagaaagttatgtaaaacaaattaaacgaAAGCATAatgatatatcaaaataattattaaaaattatagaaataattgtgTGACATCTCAAAAGAATTTCAATAACTTTAGCTGTTGcactttgttataaaattcatacaaatttatatatatataaatatgataaaaaggaTTATCTTTTATGGCTTTAAGTAtgccatttttattttgtacttttcattttgtagtttattttatatagcatcTAGTATtcaactatttttataaattttcaaattcgatttttaaaagaaaaaggaaaaagatataaaattgcaacaaACTATCGATACagtattgataattataatataattataatattaattagttaaatacttttttaataaaatattttagtaagtaaatatatttacttactaaatatttagta
This Anoplolepis gracilipes chromosome 12, ASM4749672v1, whole genome shotgun sequence DNA region includes the following protein-coding sequences:
- the Vps24 gene encoding charged multivesicular body protein 3, which produces MGLFGKSQEKNPKEMVQEWTHKLRKEGYQLDRQVRAIQREEEKVKRSLKEAAKKGDKDVCKILAKEIIRARKACNKIYTSKAHLNSVSLQMKNQLATIRVAGSVSKSTEVMQAMQSLVRVPEVAATMREMSKEMMKAGIIEEMLDETMESIEDSEDMEDEADEEVDKILWEVTAGQLGTAPAVVTENPGSIAASTSAEEETEDDDKELEEMKNRLQSLRS